Genomic DNA from Coregonus clupeaformis isolate EN_2021a chromosome 26, ASM2061545v1, whole genome shotgun sequence:
AAGAGCAAGGCTTTCAAGGAAGTGCATGGAGTACAGTGGAGAGCCTCTGCAATCTACTTAGACTTGGATCTGACAAAGAAAAAAAAGGTACAGTAACTCCCTTAAGGAATGCTTGGTCTCTCTGTCAAGAGAAGTCCACTACCAGGATTACTGGTAATTGATTTGACAAGTCAGTACTGATTGAGTATGGCAATGTCTAGTCTCAGTCTTGACCGAGTCTGACAAGAAAGGTCCACCCACAGCATTGAGTTTGACAGGGAAAAGTCTCTCCTGTGACCAGTGGAAATGGGGTCCATTTTCACCACTTGTACCCAACAGAATACGTAGCTAGTCAAATTCCCTAGATATCAGTTTTCCAGTCCATGTTCCCCACTCGGGGGGGGTCTGTGTTTCAGTAAATTGTCAGGCTCATTGAGCGGTTCATCTTCTTGCCGATGAGTCTAGAGGTTTTGGGGTTGGGCTGGACAGTGGAGCGGGTCAGGACTCTGTCCGTGGACAGAACCTTCTCCTCAGCAGCAGCTTTGGCAATCTGGGCCAACTTCAGCTCCCTGGGGAAACCAATGAACAGTTAGACCAAACCTGAATGAAACACTGCACCATGAGACAAACAGATGGTGAAACCAAAAGTCCATACCGCAAATCTCTAATCTACAAGCCCCGCCTTTTCTACATCTTCAAATGTCACTTAGCCGTCAATGAATCAATTTATGTCACACTATGGGTAGGTTGGCTCACTAGTGGTACAAGGTGCCAGCAGGGAGAAACTGGTATACCCATGTAAAAGCAAGAGCAACAACTAGCTAACCACTGCCTTTGGTGTTGACAAAAACAGACTTAGGGGAAAGTTGTGCTACATCAGATCGTTGTTTCACTTTTGGTGCCATTGCCATTCTGTACTTACTTCTGAAGCAGGGCGTTCTTGAACTTCTCTGCGTTGAGTTCCACACGGAGCTGGTCAGCACTCATTCTAGCTGCGGTCAACAGCACCGGGTGCTTGATGAGGTCGGAGGTGGACGGCCGCCTGGTGGGATCAGGGTGAATCATCAGCtgcaggggagggggagaaaacTGAGGTTACCACCTGAAAACTAGCAACTGTAAATCCAATTGATGTTTGAGAGCACAATTCAAATTAACAGTATATCTTGCAATATCACAGAGCTTTATCAGTTTGTCCTATAACAGGACAGTGAACACCACTGAATAGCAGTGGCATAGAAACGTATATTTTCCAACTGTCCCgttatctggttttaatgtccattctagaatgcccttctagccaatcagaaacaagtattcaatAATGCTGTGGTATAAGCAAAGGGTCAAGAGGAAAAGGACTGCTTTTAGAAAACAGTCATAACCTTCTTAAATTTACCTACATCACAATTCAAAGGAAAAAGCTTGAAGTAACATCAAGTTCTTACCTTGAGAAGACTCAGGAATTCCTGAGATAGCACTTGTGGGATGGGTGGCAGTTTTCCCTGACGGATCTCATGCCACTTGTCCCCATTGGTGGGCAGAGGCTCCGCCCCCGAGGCACTGATCACAGTCAGGGCCAGGGCAAAGATGTCCGCCTTCGTCAAGTTACTGTAGTCCTGAGAGAAAAGGTTGACGTGATTAGGAACGTTGTAAAGAATCATTTGAATGACCTTGAATTTTCTAATAATACTTTAGCTAGGGGGAGGGGGTGTGGCAAGTTTCTACTGGAGAGAAAACAACTCACCTCTTGAAGGACTTCATTTGCCAGGAACCTGCTATCGCCTTCTTCAACTTGAGGATTGTTCACCCTCGTCACATGGCCAAGGTCCCCTATTTTGTACACCACACTGGTGGCCAGTCCATCCttttcatcctcctcttcatcacaCGCGTCTACACTGCCAACCGTCTTGCGTGAGATAAAAATATTGCCTGAAAGACAATATGCAAACTCATTTTTTGTCCTCAATGACTAAGTAAAGACAAAAACACATCAAACAAATTGCATTGAATTAGGGATGTGATTCACAAGATGTCCTGCTGTTAAATGCTTGAATAAAAGAAGTGATACAAGCAAGAGCTGTGTGCCGGTTTCTCTTCTCGCTACTGTTAACTAAACAGAAATGTAAAGAAAATTCCACTTCATTATGACAAATCCCATCTACTATTAAAATGAATGCTTTCCATCCCCACAGAGGGTACTTACTAGGCTTGATGTCCATGTGGACCAGTGAGGACGAGTGGATGTACTTGAGGCCGCGAGTGACCTGCAGTAGCAGGTCCTTCAGTTCCAGCTCCGACAGGAAGCCTAGCCGCCGGTAGTTCTCGGCCGTGACGTCCGAGAGGGTGCCGCCATTGCAGTACTCGTTCTGGATGAGCATGTGGTCATCCTCGGCCCAGGCCGAGTAGTAGCGCACCACATGGGGGTGCTGGCCCAGCACGGCGTGGGCGTACACCTCCCGGAGGGCATTCTGCCTGGGGGGGGGACAACACGGATGTGATTAGATTAGGCATTTCTTCAAGTTTGATGTTTACTGTGGTTAGGATAACTAATACTATTTATTATTCAAGCTACTATTGACTGTTATAGAGACTGGATATGACATACTATTCCCAAGTCTTGTTGGAATACATGGGTGACAGCAACAAAGGGAGGATGTGAGAACTTCAGCATATCTTAGACTGGCTTCAGCAAGAATTCCATAcacaatatatactgaacaaaaaatataaaaatgcaacacgtgttgctcccatgtttcatgagctgaaataaaagattccaaaaatgttccatacgcacaaaaagcttctcattttgtgcacaaaattgtttacatccctgttagtgagcatttctcctttgccaagctaATCCACCCACATGACAggggtggcatatcaagaagctgattaaacagcatgatcattacacaggtgcaccttgtgctggggacaaatgCCACTAAAATTTGTAGTTtcgtcacaacacaatgccacatatgtctcaagttttgagggggcgtgcaattggcatgctgacttgcaggaatgtccaacagagctgttgccagagaattgaatgttcatttctctaacaaaagccgcctccaatgttttagagaatttggtagtacgtccaaccggcctcacaactgcagaccacgtgtaaccacgccagcccaggacctccacatccagcttcttcacctgcgggatcatctgaggagCGGGGGTATGCTGAGGAgtattgtctgtctgtaataaagcccctttgtggggaaaaactcattctgattggctgggcctggctccccagtaggtgggcctatgccctcccaggcccacccattgctgcgcccctgcccagtcatgtgaaatccatagataagggcctattgaatttatttcaattgactgatttccttctaagaattgtaactctgtaaaatcttcggaattgttgcatgttgcatttacattttcgtTCAGTATATTTAGAGCGTGCTCCTGTTTCACAGACAGATAAACTCCAACTTACTCATCCACAGAGCCTGCCAGGGGCTTCTTTGAGCGCTTGATAGCGTAGATGCAGCCGTCCAGTCTTTTGACACACTTGAAGACTGCGCCATAC
This window encodes:
- the LOC121540724 gene encoding wee1-like protein kinase 1-A, which gives rise to MKMQSYSFFRRHGSSSPNARPICQKIQFTPSDEEDDPIEDGNNSTGAESGFTELDSPMHELRDSVDKRLEHSSPLNRTGERGDVELWDEEGFGSPSHLQSPSSVIFTKGSRSPRKSSRVYGSSPERLYIQDDGEGSSSPIPDCPETPPHKTFRKLRLFDTPHTPKSLLNKARTASSVSSSRRVALFRNVDSTGKSGPDSRRSQTPLVNINPFTPEALLIQSTTQQRNNRKRAHWNDSCGENMEASDAETEEIIPPPKRITMMESNMKSRYASEFHQLEKIGSGEYGAVFKCVKRLDGCIYAIKRSKKPLAGSVDEQNALREVYAHAVLGQHPHVVRYYSAWAEDDHMLIQNEYCNGGTLSDVTAENYRRLGFLSELELKDLLLQVTRGLKYIHSSSLVHMDIKPSNIFISRKTVGSVDACDEEEDEKDGLATSVVYKIGDLGHVTRVNNPQVEEGDSRFLANEVLQEDYSNLTKADIFALALTVISASGAEPLPTNGDKWHEIRQGKLPPIPQVLSQEFLSLLKLMIHPDPTRRPSTSDLIKHPVLLTAARMSADQLRVELNAEKFKNALLQKELKLAQIAKAAAEEKVLSTDRVLTRSTVQPNPKTSRLIGKKMNRSMSLTIY